The following proteins are co-located in the Streptomyces bottropensis ATCC 25435 genome:
- a CDS encoding AzlD domain-containing protein produces MNVWIAIIGTAVGCYAVKLIGLLVPEGILERPLVQRLAALLPVALLAALTAQQTFADGHDLVLDARAAGLAAAAVALLLRAPFLLVVAAAVVVTAGVRALSG; encoded by the coding sequence ATGAACGTCTGGATCGCGATCATCGGCACCGCCGTCGGCTGTTACGCCGTCAAACTGATCGGCCTGCTGGTCCCCGAGGGCATCCTGGAACGCCCGCTCGTCCAGCGCCTCGCCGCCCTGCTGCCCGTTGCCCTCCTCGCCGCTCTCACGGCTCAGCAGACCTTCGCCGACGGGCACGACCTGGTGCTGGACGCGAGGGCCGCCGGGCTCGCCGCAGCCGCCGTCGCACTGCTCCTGCGTGCCCCGTTCCTGCTCGTCGTGGCCGCGGCGGTCGTCGTGACGGCCGGGGTGCGGGCCTTGTCGGGCTGA
- a CDS encoding DUF3046 domain-containing protein — MRLTVFWQRMADHFGEGYADTFARDHVMSGLGGRTVSEALDAGWEAKDVWRVVCATMGVPAENR, encoded by the coding sequence ATGCGGTTGACGGTCTTCTGGCAGCGGATGGCGGATCACTTCGGTGAGGGGTACGCCGACACCTTCGCGCGCGATCATGTGATGTCCGGCCTCGGCGGGCGCACGGTCAGCGAGGCGCTGGACGCCGGCTGGGAGGCCAAGGACGTGTGGCGCGTGGTGTGCGCGACCATGGGCGTTCCGGCGGAAAACCGCTGA